One Candidatus Cloacimonadaceae bacterium genomic region harbors:
- a CDS encoding DUF4139 domain-containing protein: protein MSRKICLAMLLLLLAGIAFAEDWITIYNDDLSLVRSNFELQLKKGRQEINFDDITSRIQPVSVIVSALGGGIRVAEQNYEYDLAGKWQIMAKYLDKEVTLITKDNSRLTGILKFFDGSSLGLIENSTNRMLVISDAETQIIQLASLPDNFYTKPTLRWGLIAEKEGKFPVQLTYLSGGFSWDVTYNCVWDEKLLATNSWVTINNRSGRAFTDVNLKLIAGDINRVFDEIGYGGGMGRMKMESSDTMMAAVAPEFEAKAFHDFHMYTLDQKVSFANNQTKQIALYPTQNVKAKAVYEYQLWSDGVKSIIRFKNTEENGIGKALPKGTIKVYKQDSDGNLEFIGEDRINHTSKNEEVTITTGKAFDLVASTMVKDQQTIGRNVSERTIQVTLRNNSKDVKTIDVIHYLGSNAKIVSHDIKPEIDTNNKATFKVEIRPDTQVIFNFKERTEY, encoded by the coding sequence GCTGCTGTTGTTGGCAGGTATCGCGTTCGCAGAGGATTGGATCACGATCTACAACGACGATTTGTCGTTGGTGCGCAGTAATTTCGAGCTGCAATTGAAAAAGGGCAGACAGGAAATCAATTTTGACGACATCACTTCACGCATCCAGCCGGTTTCGGTGATCGTGAGTGCCTTGGGTGGCGGCATCCGCGTAGCAGAGCAGAACTATGAATATGACCTCGCCGGTAAATGGCAGATCATGGCAAAGTATCTGGACAAGGAAGTGACCCTGATCACCAAGGATAATTCCCGCCTCACCGGTATTTTGAAGTTCTTTGACGGCAGCAGCCTCGGTTTGATCGAAAACAGCACCAACCGCATGTTGGTGATTTCCGATGCCGAGACGCAAATCATCCAGCTTGCCAGCCTGCCGGATAATTTCTATACTAAACCAACGCTGCGCTGGGGGTTGATCGCGGAGAAAGAAGGCAAATTCCCCGTCCAGCTCACTTACCTTAGCGGCGGTTTCAGTTGGGACGTCACCTATAACTGCGTCTGGGACGAAAAGCTCCTCGCGACCAATTCATGGGTGACGATCAACAACCGCAGCGGCAGAGCTTTCACGGACGTGAACCTAAAACTCATCGCCGGGGACATCAACCGCGTCTTTGACGAAATCGGCTATGGCGGAGGCATGGGAAGAATGAAAATGGAGAGCTCGGATACCATGATGGCGGCAGTCGCTCCCGAATTCGAAGCAAAGGCTTTCCATGATTTTCACATGTACACACTCGACCAAAAGGTGTCTTTTGCCAATAACCAAACCAAACAGATCGCTCTTTATCCCACCCAAAACGTCAAAGCCAAAGCGGTTTATGAATACCAACTCTGGAGCGATGGCGTGAAGAGCATCATCCGTTTCAAAAACACCGAGGAAAACGGCATCGGCAAAGCCCTGCCCAAAGGCACGATCAAGGTCTATAAACAGGATAGCGACGGAAATCTCGAATTCATCGGCGAAGACCGCATCAATCACACCAGCAAAAACGAGGAAGTGACCATCACCACCGGCAAAGCTTTCGACCTCGTGGCAAGCACCATGGTCAAAGACCAGCAAACCATCGGACGCAACGTCTCCGAACGCACCATCCAGGTGACCCTGCGCAACAACTCCAAGGATGTGAAAACCATCGATGTGATCCACTATCTGGGCTCGAATGCCAAGATAGTGAGCCACGACATCA